In Archangium violaceum, the following are encoded in one genomic region:
- a CDS encoding amidohydrolase: MHGLKSLLGSMLLLVCAAGCARRAPETQQAPSSSTTTVYVARRVRTLDAERPIAEALSVRAGKVLAVGTKAEVLASAGGDARVVDLGDATVVPGLTDAHGHLSGLGRSLAGVRLEGTTSREEILSRVAAAPTTAWLGDWLIGQGWDQNDWPEKSFPGRAELDAKLPKTPVALERIDGHALWVNGEALRRAKITKDTPDPAGGRILRGPDGEPTGILVDNAMGLVDAVLPPPTDEQLEAQLAAALARCAEVGLTGAHDAGMDLRTFRLLQRWDKEGKLPLRVYAMADGQGPNRETYLREGPFQGRMLTLRAVKLSLDGALGSRGAALHAPYSDEPSHRGLLLLTPEEYEARVRAFMARGFQVATHAIGDRANTLVLDTLLRSAEATGTLNGRHRVEHAQVLRPEDISRLGQSGFIASMQPTHATSDMPWAETRVGPKRIQGAYAWRKLKESGAPLAFGSDFPVERPDPLLGLYAARTRQDAEGQPANGWYPAQRLSGEEALEGFTVGAAYAAFAENERGRLKPGQDADFVAFSVDPVDAPPAELLKAQVKLTVVAGAEVHKAP, encoded by the coding sequence ATGCACGGTTTGAAGTCCCTCCTTGGCTCGATGCTCCTCCTGGTGTGCGCGGCCGGTTGTGCCCGGCGTGCTCCAGAGACACAGCAAGCCCCCTCCTCTTCCACCACCACCGTCTATGTGGCGCGGCGTGTGCGGACGCTCGATGCGGAGCGACCGATCGCCGAAGCGCTCTCCGTGCGCGCGGGGAAGGTGCTCGCGGTGGGCACGAAGGCCGAGGTGCTCGCCTCGGCGGGAGGGGACGCGCGGGTGGTGGACCTCGGGGACGCGACCGTGGTGCCCGGCCTCACCGACGCGCACGGGCACCTGTCGGGCCTCGGCCGCTCCCTGGCCGGGGTTCGGCTGGAGGGAACGACCTCGCGCGAGGAGATCCTCTCGCGCGTGGCAGCGGCGCCTACCACGGCATGGTTGGGCGACTGGCTGATCGGCCAGGGGTGGGACCAGAACGACTGGCCGGAGAAGAGCTTCCCCGGCCGGGCCGAGCTGGACGCGAAGCTGCCGAAGACGCCCGTGGCGCTGGAGCGCATCGACGGTCACGCGCTGTGGGTGAACGGCGAGGCGCTCCGGCGGGCGAAAATCACGAAGGACACACCGGACCCGGCGGGCGGGCGCATCCTGCGGGGCCCGGACGGCGAGCCCACGGGCATCCTGGTGGACAACGCGATGGGCCTGGTGGACGCGGTGCTGCCGCCGCCCACGGATGAACAGCTGGAGGCGCAGCTGGCCGCGGCGCTCGCGCGCTGCGCCGAGGTGGGACTGACGGGGGCGCATGACGCGGGCATGGACCTGCGCACCTTCCGCCTGCTGCAGCGCTGGGACAAGGAAGGGAAGCTGCCGCTGCGCGTCTACGCGATGGCGGACGGCCAGGGGCCGAACCGCGAGACCTACCTGCGCGAGGGTCCCTTCCAGGGCCGGATGCTGACGCTGCGGGCGGTGAAGCTGAGCCTGGACGGAGCGCTGGGGAGCCGGGGCGCGGCGTTGCACGCGCCGTACAGCGACGAGCCGAGCCACCGCGGGCTGCTGCTGCTGACGCCCGAGGAGTACGAGGCACGGGTACGGGCCTTCATGGCGCGCGGCTTCCAGGTGGCCACGCACGCGATTGGTGACCGGGCGAACACGCTGGTGCTGGACACGCTGCTGCGCTCGGCCGAGGCCACGGGGACGCTGAATGGGCGGCACCGGGTGGAGCACGCGCAGGTGCTGCGGCCGGAGGACATCTCGCGGCTGGGCCAGAGTGGCTTCATCGCGAGCATGCAGCCCACGCACGCGACGAGCGACATGCCCTGGGCGGAGACGCGCGTGGGCCCCAAGCGCATCCAGGGCGCGTACGCGTGGAGGAAGCTGAAGGAGTCGGGAGCGCCGCTGGCGTTCGGCAGTGACTTCCCGGTGGAGCGGCCGGATCCGCTGCTGGGGCTGTACGCGGCGCGCACGCGGCAGGACGCGGAGGGCCAGCCCGCGAACGGGTGGTACCCCGCGCAGCGGCTGAGCGGCGAGGAGGCGCTGGAGGGCTTCACGGTGGGCGCGGCCTACGCGGCGTTCGCCGAGAACGAGCGGGGCCGGTTGAAGCCGGGCCAGGACGCGGATTTCGTCGCGTTCTCGGTGGACCCGGTGGACGCGCCCCCGGCGGAGCTGCTGAAGGCGCAGGTGAAGCTCACGGTGGTGGCGGGCGCAGAGGTCCACAAGGCGCCGTAG
- a CDS encoding DUF6068 family protein, whose product MQMRHSPRPLAALLSAAALSFLPGCESTKSSGPSPTDTQQPAPMSTDTASWRNARVGDRVTYTFSANQGAGQHGGARALSGQATLEVVAVQQPWVWVRLAFEDAAGKPLAQAKLAQELIIPVRADTTRPLDVPHRGEATAEKPSTAGLTWEAVRYVEDSRPVDGPLQTRVYANEPGPLYLTHGLLEASTELAGFRTPGGFQLKLREFREGEAGAKATPPSLERPLGPGAYYDRRVEVGPSPSVQRVCFGAERGFILRTEGPVDTSTAPCSDFSQADPQPLEEALLGLPWDALTSEWPPASAAAAAPGKFTVEGRDVPALTAQNTENVEGVQRVFSETYAADPWAPALAGLPHEARFQPLSSGTERVAAGGKREPEGGTRLVRWGTWAEGSQK is encoded by the coding sequence ATGCAAATGCGCCACTCCCCACGTCCCCTGGCCGCGCTGCTGAGCGCGGCGGCACTGTCCTTCCTCCCGGGCTGCGAGAGCACGAAGTCGAGCGGCCCTTCTCCCACCGACACCCAGCAGCCCGCCCCCATGAGCACGGACACCGCGTCCTGGCGGAACGCCCGCGTGGGCGACCGGGTCACCTACACCTTCTCCGCCAACCAGGGCGCCGGGCAACACGGAGGCGCGCGCGCCCTCTCCGGCCAGGCGACGCTGGAGGTGGTGGCCGTGCAGCAGCCCTGGGTCTGGGTGCGCCTGGCCTTCGAGGATGCGGCGGGCAAGCCGCTGGCCCAGGCGAAGCTCGCCCAGGAGCTCATCATCCCCGTGCGCGCGGACACGACGCGCCCGCTCGACGTGCCCCACCGGGGCGAGGCCACCGCCGAGAAGCCCTCCACCGCCGGCCTGACCTGGGAGGCCGTGCGCTACGTCGAGGACTCGCGCCCCGTGGACGGTCCCCTGCAGACGCGCGTGTACGCCAACGAGCCGGGCCCGCTGTACCTCACCCATGGCCTGCTCGAGGCGAGCACCGAGCTCGCCGGCTTCCGCACCCCGGGCGGCTTCCAGCTGAAGCTGCGCGAGTTCCGTGAGGGCGAGGCCGGCGCCAAGGCCACTCCTCCCTCGCTGGAGCGGCCCCTGGGCCCCGGCGCGTACTACGACCGGCGCGTGGAGGTGGGCCCGTCGCCCAGCGTGCAGCGCGTGTGCTTCGGCGCCGAGCGCGGCTTCATCCTGCGCACCGAGGGCCCCGTCGACACCAGCACCGCGCCCTGCTCCGACTTCTCCCAGGCCGATCCGCAGCCGCTCGAGGAGGCGCTGCTGGGCCTGCCCTGGGATGCGCTGACCTCCGAGTGGCCTCCGGCGTCCGCCGCGGCCGCCGCCCCTGGGAAGTTCACCGTGGAGGGCCGTGACGTGCCCGCCCTCACCGCGCAGAACACCGAGAACGTGGAGGGTGTCCAGCGCGTCTTCTCGGAGACCTACGCGGCCGATCCCTGGGCCCCCGCGCTCGCGGGCCTGCCCCATGAGGCGCGCTTCCAGCCGCTCTCCAGCGGCACCGAGCGCGTGGCCGCCGGAGGCAAGCGCGAGCCCGAGGGCGGCACGCGGCTCGTCCGCTGGGGCACCTGGGCGGAGGGAAGCCAGAAGTAA
- a CDS encoding neprosin family prolyl endopeptidase, giving the protein MTGKFGMGVLSLMALAGCGMPDTAGEAPAEQTRTQEGALARKGPDAAELGRMQRYLDGRYSPQDVVHRFRSAVGDDIDCVRLEAQPGLRRQGMEKQAIEKAPRTAPVGEPVDTFGARGLNPHQGLTDGVDAFGAVQHCPEGSIPVLRFTLDDMKRFERLEDVFRKVPGGADPRPPSAIEPPAAGPTALHQYAHAYQIVANRGATSTLNLWNPYVELTSEFSLSQIWVTRGSGTNLETVETGIQLYNQLYGDNNSRLFIYYTPDGYTTGCYNLSCSAFVQTDTSVVIGGKFGSYSTTGGTQYEQKLEWYKDGPTGNWWLRVGTTWVGYYPRSLFDANGISDAAANVDFGGEIIDKRNGGRHTATDMGSGAYPSAGWQQAAYQRRIQYIDTNSVYQTGAVTGTRDWAGCYDISLFLDSTANGWGRYFFFGGPGYNTNCT; this is encoded by the coding sequence ATGACTGGAAAGTTTGGAATGGGTGTGTTGTCCCTGATGGCCCTGGCCGGGTGCGGTATGCCCGACACGGCGGGGGAGGCTCCGGCCGAGCAGACGCGCACCCAGGAGGGAGCGCTGGCTCGCAAGGGTCCGGACGCCGCGGAGCTGGGGCGGATGCAGCGCTACCTCGATGGGCGTTACTCGCCCCAGGACGTGGTGCACCGCTTCCGCAGCGCGGTGGGAGATGACATCGATTGCGTGCGCCTGGAGGCCCAGCCGGGCCTGCGCCGCCAGGGGATGGAGAAGCAGGCCATCGAGAAGGCGCCTCGCACCGCTCCCGTGGGGGAGCCCGTGGACACCTTCGGTGCCCGGGGTCTCAATCCCCACCAGGGTCTCACGGACGGCGTCGACGCGTTCGGCGCGGTGCAGCACTGCCCCGAGGGCTCCATCCCCGTGCTGCGCTTCACCCTGGATGACATGAAGCGGTTCGAGCGCCTGGAGGACGTCTTCCGCAAGGTTCCCGGTGGCGCCGATCCCCGGCCTCCCTCGGCCATCGAGCCGCCCGCCGCGGGTCCCACCGCCCTGCACCAGTACGCGCACGCCTACCAGATCGTGGCCAACCGCGGCGCCACGAGCACCCTCAACCTGTGGAACCCCTACGTCGAGCTGACCAGCGAGTTCAGCCTGTCGCAGATCTGGGTGACGCGCGGCTCGGGCACCAACCTGGAGACGGTGGAGACGGGAATCCAGCTCTACAACCAGCTCTACGGTGACAACAACTCCCGCCTGTTCATCTACTACACGCCGGATGGCTACACGACGGGCTGCTACAACCTGAGCTGCTCGGCCTTCGTGCAGACCGACACCTCCGTCGTCATCGGCGGCAAGTTCGGCTCGTACAGCACCACGGGCGGCACCCAGTACGAGCAGAAGCTCGAGTGGTACAAGGACGGCCCCACCGGGAACTGGTGGCTGCGCGTGGGCACGACCTGGGTGGGCTACTACCCGCGCTCGCTCTTCGACGCCAACGGCATCAGCGACGCGGCCGCCAACGTGGACTTCGGCGGGGAGATCATCGACAAGCGCAACGGCGGCCGCCACACCGCCACGGACATGGGCAGCGGCGCCTACCCCTCGGCGGGCTGGCAGCAGGCGGCCTACCAGCGGCGCATCCAGTACATCGACACCAACAGCGTCTACCAGACGGGGGCGGTCACCGGCACGCGTGACTGGGCCGGCTGCTACGACATCTCCCTGTTCCTGGATTCGACCGCCAACGGGTGGGGCCGGTACTTCTTCTTCGGCGGCCCCGGCTACAACACCAACTGCACGTAG